The proteins below come from a single Solea senegalensis isolate Sse05_10M linkage group LG2, IFAPA_SoseM_1, whole genome shotgun sequence genomic window:
- the il10rb gene encoding interleukin-10 receptor subunit beta, whose protein sequence is MSAAIYACLFFWGLQISEGIDVIAVTTSITVRPELPPPQNVIVISLNTNYTLSWEWNQSHSERDDVTFTTQYVGFHQLKSKMKTPNWFTVCKETSRRSCDLTALHYLSKYVLRVRANTNGHHSEWVMKEFCPEKDAALGPPAKVVLEPAGSDLEVIISEPMTSDNISMRKYLEKMYYLILYWEHSADSKVVQIHTLSSMATMVILPNLTAWTWYCVSVQSRSDGHTEMFGTKNSSFTTPLCMQTEGNIPWWQIVLYFMASVVIFFLVVLLSLFCFFKCYKTLKKTLFPSNQLPLHLKEYLCGSPASDFPRLLTPVSESELLCDKVTICEAAVLVIQNQPFEVMAAPPEGLLDSRHIRQDSSSSGDSGVYSAGGSSGLQQHNSSSLPCTGRQDLWQSATTDLEQVKMDKMTPVLKSRPLITEECIVDMRV, encoded by the exons ATGTCCGCAGCCATATATGCTTGCCTTTTCTTCTGGGGCCTTCAAATTAGCGAGG GAATTGATGTCATTGCTGTGACAACTTCAATCACAGTCAGACCAGAGCTGCCTCCACCACAGAATGTGATTGTGATCTCTTTGAACACCAATTACACTCTAAGCTGGGAATGGAATCAGAGTCATTCAGAGAGAGATGATGTCACCTTTACCACACAATATGTGGG GTTTCATCAGTTGAAGTCCAAGATGAAGACTCCAAATTGGTTTACAGTATGTAAGGAGACATCACGCAGGTCATGTGATCTTACAGCACTGCACTACCTGAGCAAGTATGTGCTTCGTGTACGGGCCAACACAAATGGGCATCACTCTGAATGGGTCATGAAGGAGTTCTGCCCTGAAAAAGATG ctgCTCTGGGCCCTCCAGCCAAAGTGGTCCTTGAACCTGCTGGAAGTGATCTTGAAGTCATCATCTCTGAACCAATGACGAGCGACAACATCTCCATGAGGAAATATCTTGAAAAGATGTATTACCTCATCCTCTACTGGGAACATTCTGCAGACTCAAAG GTTGTACAGATCCATACGTTAAGCAGCATGGCCACTATGGTGATTCTGCCAAACCTAACGGCTTGGACGTGGTACTGTGTGAGTGTCCAGTCACGCAGCGATGGCCACACAGAGATGTTCGGGACAAAGAACAGCAGCTTCACCACACCCCTCTGTATGCAGACAGAAG GAAATATTCCATGGTGGCAGATTGTGCTCTACTTCATGGCCTCAGTGGTTATCTTCTTCCTGGTCGTGCTGCTGTCACTCTTCTGCTTCTTTAAGTGCTACAAAACCCTCAAGAAAACGTTATTCCCCTCCAACCAGCTGCCCCTACATCTTAAGGAG TATCTCTGTGGCTCTCCTGCCTCTGATTTCCCTCGCCTCCTCACTCCGGTCTCAGAAtcagagctgctgtgtgatAAGGTGACCATCTGTGAGGCAGCAGTCCTTGTAATCCAAAACCAGCCATTTGAAGTCATGGCAGCTCCCCCGGAAGGCCTGTTAGATAGCAG ACATATTCgacaggacagcagcagcagtggagactCGGGTGTTTACTCTGCAGGAGGAAGCTCGGGCCTGCAacagcacaacagcagcagtctgCCCTGCACAGGGCGTCAGGACCTGTGGCAGAGCGCGACCACTGACCTGGAGCAGGTAAAGATGGATAAAATGACTCCAGTACTAAAGAGTCGGCCTCTGATCACAGAAGAATGCATTGTTGACATGCGTGTCTGA